A genomic segment from Meiothermus sp. CFH 77666 encodes:
- a CDS encoding SpoIID/LytB domain-containing protein: protein MLRVWMLLFLLWGVAHAQQDLLLRVLLTEASGGSIQLGPHQRNSALGSQDFGAGTLRVAAGPGEVLVDGQSAGPWVEFVPADGFNFAGRSYRGNLLAVWQAGRVLFINRVWLEDYLLGVVPGEVPASFPDAVLQAQAILARTFALYRLNPQGLYDICASERCQVYLGRSVETPRHTSAVYATRSLIVSYNQKPITAVYHSDSGGYTAASAEVWGSSVPYLVSRPDPFAQSPNGAWSRTLSPAAIARSLASLGIQVGAVQAVTPLFVSESGRPLRLRVVGSSRSVELDAPQSTRLLRGLGLPSTRVRFDGWQVFGQGNGHGVGMSQWGARGLALQGWDFRQILGYYYPGTFLSSFEVVTGLQDRLYRAGYPSFPALTGWGLHTSTQVQALATRLFTAFGLGLF, encoded by the coding sequence ATGCTGCGCGTCTGGATGCTCTTATTCCTGCTCTGGGGAGTCGCCCACGCTCAGCAGGACTTGTTGCTGCGGGTTTTGCTCACCGAAGCCTCGGGGGGCAGCATTCAACTGGGGCCACACCAGCGCAACAGCGCCCTCGGCAGCCAGGATTTTGGCGCGGGCACCCTGCGGGTTGCGGCAGGGCCGGGCGAGGTACTGGTAGACGGCCAGAGCGCCGGGCCGTGGGTGGAGTTTGTCCCGGCAGATGGCTTCAATTTTGCTGGACGCAGCTACCGCGGCAACCTGCTGGCGGTGTGGCAGGCCGGGCGGGTGCTCTTCATCAACCGGGTCTGGCTCGAGGACTACCTATTGGGGGTTGTTCCCGGCGAGGTTCCGGCCTCCTTTCCGGACGCAGTGCTGCAAGCCCAGGCCATTCTGGCCCGCACCTTCGCGCTCTATCGTCTGAACCCCCAGGGTCTTTACGACATCTGTGCTAGCGAACGTTGCCAGGTATACCTGGGTCGCTCGGTAGAAACCCCCCGCCACACCAGCGCGGTCTACGCCACCCGCAGCCTGATCGTCAGTTACAATCAAAAACCCATCACCGCCGTCTACCATTCCGATTCGGGCGGTTACACTGCTGCTTCGGCAGAGGTCTGGGGCAGCAGCGTGCCCTACCTGGTCTCGCGCCCCGACCCCTTCGCTCAGAGTCCAAACGGCGCCTGGAGCCGCACCCTTTCACCCGCAGCCATCGCCCGCAGTCTGGCCAGTCTGGGTATCCAGGTCGGCGCCGTGCAGGCCGTCACACCCCTTTTCGTTAGCGAAAGTGGCCGCCCCTTACGCCTTCGGGTGGTGGGCAGCAGCCGTAGTGTGGAGCTTGACGCTCCCCAGTCCACCCGCCTGTTGCGGGGTCTGGGACTTCCCTCTACCCGGGTGCGCTTCGATGGCTGGCAGGTCTTCGGACAGGGCAACGGCCACGGGGTGGGCATGAGCCAGTGGGGCGCTCGAGGGCTGGCTCTGCAGGGCTGGGACTTCCGGCAGATTCTGGGCTATTACTACCCCGGCACCTTTCTCAGCAGCTTCGAGGTGGTGACCGGTTTGCAAGACAGGCTCTACCGGGCCGGATACCCCTCCTTCCCAGCGCTCACCGGTTGGGGCCTGCATACCTCAACGCAAGTGCAAGCATTGGCAACCCGACTCTTCACAGCCTTTGGGCTGGGTCTGTTCTAG
- the bshC gene encoding bacillithiol biosynthesis cysteine-adding enzyme BshC, producing MSDPLHSFLPYGLESLPALLRTPRDAPREALRAGLVAYLKRLGAPQASLEAAERLAHPNSRVVVSGQQAGLLTGPAYTFYKAHAALKLAQEYSSAEQPVVPVFWVASQDHDTDEIRSVELLDFEERVHSLELKLPPAHPAGRIAFAPYFAQVCNLLRPFARYPEVRERICRAMLGDWSYSEVFARLMLEFLGPHGLVVFDPMAKELAPLFVPALEREIADPLASSQAINHTAQAMKKAGLEPVLGRGEAATNLFLEGPDGIRRLLRFRAGHFEDGERHYTPADLRGLLAHDPARLTPAAGLRPVLQDTVLPTAGFVVGPGELKYVAELGGVYALHGLKPPAVIRRMGVTLLEPPIERILQKYGLEAWAFQADPEAAFKAALAQQDARVQAIQAHLRRIEAEFEQVQALLTDPTLTRPRHRAQVRVQHELKRLERKILDNALHQENTIGAQFARLQRHLAPRAPQERVYPFLMYLLKHGERVLDRLLELPATGNHTLSLS from the coding sequence ATGTCCGACCCCCTGCACTCGTTCTTGCCGTATGGCCTCGAAAGCCTGCCCGCGCTGCTGCGCACCCCAAGGGATGCTCCGCGGGAAGCCCTGAGGGCGGGGCTGGTGGCCTACCTCAAGCGGCTGGGCGCCCCCCAGGCCAGCCTCGAGGCCGCCGAGCGACTGGCCCACCCGAACAGCCGGGTGGTAGTGAGCGGACAGCAAGCCGGGCTGCTGACCGGGCCGGCCTACACCTTTTACAAGGCCCATGCGGCCCTCAAGCTGGCCCAGGAGTATAGTTCGGCGGAGCAGCCGGTAGTGCCAGTCTTCTGGGTGGCCTCACAGGATCACGACACCGACGAAATTCGCAGCGTAGAACTGCTGGACTTCGAAGAACGCGTACACAGCCTGGAGCTCAAGCTCCCCCCCGCTCACCCCGCCGGGCGCATTGCTTTCGCCCCCTATTTTGCCCAGGTCTGCAACCTGCTCCGGCCCTTTGCCAGGTATCCCGAGGTGCGCGAGCGCATCTGCCGGGCCATGCTGGGCGACTGGAGCTACAGCGAGGTTTTTGCCCGGCTGATGCTGGAATTTTTGGGCCCTCATGGGCTGGTGGTGTTTGACCCCATGGCCAAGGAACTGGCCCCCCTGTTCGTGCCGGCGCTGGAGCGGGAAATTGCCGACCCCCTGGCGTCTTCCCAGGCCATCAACCACACCGCCCAGGCCATGAAGAAAGCGGGCCTCGAGCCCGTGCTGGGCCGGGGTGAGGCCGCCACCAATCTGTTTTTGGAAGGCCCGGACGGCATTCGACGCCTGCTACGCTTTCGCGCAGGTCACTTTGAGGATGGCGAGCGCCATTACACCCCTGCCGACCTGCGGGGCCTTCTGGCCCACGACCCCGCCCGCCTTACCCCGGCGGCGGGCCTGAGGCCCGTATTGCAGGACACGGTGCTGCCCACTGCCGGTTTTGTGGTGGGGCCTGGGGAACTCAAATATGTGGCCGAGCTGGGCGGGGTTTATGCTCTGCACGGGCTAAAGCCGCCTGCGGTTATTCGCCGGATGGGGGTTACGCTCCTCGAGCCCCCCATTGAGCGCATCCTGCAAAAATATGGCCTCGAGGCCTGGGCTTTCCAGGCCGACCCCGAGGCTGCCTTCAAGGCCGCCCTGGCCCAGCAAGACGCACGGGTACAGGCCATCCAGGCCCACCTGCGGCGCATAGAGGCCGAGTTCGAGCAGGTACAAGCCCTCCTCACCGACCCCACCCTGACCCGCCCCCGCCACCGCGCCCAGGTACGCGTCCAGCACGAACTAAAACGTCTCGAGCGCAAAATACTGGACAACGCCCTGCACCAGGAAAACACCATCGGCGCCCAGTTTGCCCGCTTGCAGCGCCACCTGGCCCCCAGAGCCCCGCAGGAGCGGGTCTATCCGTTCCTGATGTACCTGCTCAAACACGGCGAGCGGGTGCTGGACAGGCTTTTGGAACTCCCCGCAACGGGCAACCATACGCTCAGCCTGAGTTAG
- a CDS encoding Crp/Fnr family transcriptional regulator, producing MTPEFIATLPPEARIEAERVFRSFTARRSSHVCYPEDEAKTLYFVQDGWVRLFQLGPQEEEITLTVVGAGDIFGEGALLPGERYGVFAEPLVDSELLSASREDLLRLTSRFPEVQAAFVQLLSRRLRKAEERLRDLRFKEVLPRLAKALLSAMRRGEEGLEVTLSHQDLAHLAGSTRETITKVLGELALDDTIELGYRRILILKPDALRQVSL from the coding sequence ATGACTCCGGAGTTCATCGCTACCCTGCCCCCTGAAGCCAGGATCGAAGCCGAGCGGGTATTCCGTAGCTTCACGGCCCGGCGGAGCAGCCACGTGTGCTACCCCGAGGACGAAGCCAAGACCCTGTATTTCGTCCAGGATGGCTGGGTACGCCTGTTCCAGCTTGGACCCCAGGAGGAAGAAATCACCCTGACCGTGGTGGGGGCCGGGGACATATTTGGCGAAGGCGCTTTGCTGCCCGGCGAGCGCTACGGGGTGTTTGCCGAACCCCTGGTGGACTCTGAGTTGCTCTCGGCCTCGAGGGAAGACCTGCTGCGCCTCACAAGCCGCTTTCCCGAGGTTCAGGCCGCTTTTGTGCAACTGCTCTCGCGCAGGCTGCGGAAGGCCGAGGAGCGCCTGCGAGACCTGCGCTTCAAGGAGGTGTTGCCCCGGCTGGCCAAAGCGCTGCTATCGGCCATGCGCAGGGGCGAGGAGGGGCTCGAGGTCACCCTCTCCCACCAGGACCTGGCCCATCTGGCCGGTTCCACCCGCGAAACCATCACCAAGGTGCTGGGCGAGCTGGCCCTGGACGACACCATCGAACTGGGCTACCGGCGCATCCTGATCCTCAAGCCCGATGCCTTGAGGCAAGTATCGTTGTAG
- a CDS encoding 1,4-dihydroxy-6-naphthoate synthase: MNTMQLGYSFCPNDTFIFYALAHGKVATPFPITERLEDVETLNRWALQGQLPLTKISYAAYGRLREQYVALRAGGAMGRGVGPLLVARSSLGALQGKRIAIPGQHTTAFLLLSLHSQGFVPVEMRYDRIMPAVARGEVDAGLIIHESRFTYHLYGLQKVLDLGEWWEEETGLPLPLGAILARRDLGTETIRAIDQAVRASLEYAYAHPEETVVYIKQHAQELQDEVIWAHIHTYVNEFSLDVGPEGEAAVAELFRRGEAAGLLPASAQPHFV; the protein is encoded by the coding sequence ATGAATACCATGCAGCTTGGCTATTCCTTTTGCCCCAACGATACCTTTATTTTTTACGCCCTGGCCCACGGCAAGGTAGCCACCCCCTTCCCCATCACCGAACGCCTGGAAGACGTGGAAACCCTCAACCGCTGGGCCTTGCAGGGCCAGCTACCCCTCACCAAAATCAGCTACGCTGCCTATGGACGGCTGCGCGAGCAGTATGTTGCCCTCCGCGCCGGAGGGGCTATGGGGCGGGGAGTAGGGCCACTCTTGGTAGCCAGAAGTTCCCTTGGAGCGCTCCAGGGCAAAAGAATCGCCATTCCCGGCCAGCACACCACCGCCTTCCTGCTGCTGTCACTGCATAGCCAGGGCTTTGTGCCGGTTGAGATGCGTTACGACCGGATCATGCCTGCCGTGGCAAGGGGCGAGGTGGACGCAGGGCTCATCATCCACGAGTCGCGCTTCACCTATCACCTGTACGGCCTGCAAAAGGTGCTGGATCTGGGTGAGTGGTGGGAAGAAGAAACCGGCCTGCCCCTGCCTTTGGGGGCTATTCTGGCCCGGCGTGACCTGGGCACCGAGACCATTCGGGCTATAGACCAAGCCGTGCGGGCCAGCCTCGAGTATGCCTACGCCCACCCCGAAGAGACCGTGGTCTACATCAAGCAGCACGCCCAGGAGCTACAAGACGAAGTGATCTGGGCGCACATCCATACCTATGTGAACGAGTTCTCGCTGGATGTAGGGCCTGAAGGCGAGGCCGCAGTGGCCGAGCTGTTCCGGCGCGGTGAGGCGGCTGGGTTGCTTCCTGCATCCGCCCAGCCCCACTTTGTTTGA
- a CDS encoding S24 family peptidase encodes MLPPHWATAIRQQRLRLGLSQTQVAQASGLLNQTEVSRLERGLIHPTLDLGAAKLRALLSVLGWSLPEFSQATGLQLAFVESEVPEGARRLEAELHFATFPVQATASAGHPNTPTSEGLVSIPLEDLRALGVQPENVRVFAVNGDCMVSESVRAMGQSIAPGDRVAVDTGRMPRAGDVVVAWDGLGEVLLIKRYREEGEHIVFYPARRSVPPVVRHRDDPVKIIGPVVWRGGPFRG; translated from the coding sequence ATGCTTCCCCCCCATTGGGCCACCGCCATCCGCCAGCAGCGCCTGCGTCTGGGCTTGTCGCAAACCCAGGTAGCGCAGGCGTCGGGATTGCTCAACCAGACCGAGGTAAGCCGCCTCGAGCGCGGCCTGATTCACCCCACCCTGGACTTGGGGGCGGCCAAACTGCGGGCGTTGCTCTCGGTACTCGGCTGGAGTTTGCCGGAGTTCTCTCAGGCCACGGGCTTGCAGTTGGCATTTGTAGAGAGTGAAGTGCCGGAGGGGGCCCGCCGGCTCGAGGCGGAGCTACACTTTGCCACCTTTCCCGTTCAGGCCACCGCCTCGGCAGGCCACCCGAACACCCCAACCAGCGAGGGCCTGGTCTCGATTCCACTGGAAGACCTGAGGGCGCTGGGGGTGCAGCCTGAAAATGTGCGGGTCTTTGCGGTCAACGGCGATTGCATGGTCTCGGAGAGCGTGCGGGCCATGGGCCAGAGCATCGCCCCGGGCGACCGGGTGGCGGTGGATACCGGGCGGATGCCCAGGGCCGGGGATGTGGTGGTGGCCTGGGATGGCCTGGGTGAGGTGTTGCTCATCAAGCGCTACCGGGAAGAAGGTGAGCACATCGTGTTTTATCCGGCCCGCCGTAGTGTCCCGCCGGTGGTGCGCCACCGCGACGACCCGGTCAAAATCATCGGGCCGGTGGTGTGGCGTGGGGGGCCGTTTAGGGGATAG
- a CDS encoding ABC-2 family transporter protein, with translation MRYLRVLGRFWGTALAAELEYRGNFLVAALSALGGAAGSLFGISLLYQGGYQPGGWRFEEALLVLAAFLMLDGFAFTLLSPNLNRVVEQVQKGTLDFVLLKPLDSQFWLSFRTLSPWGLSDGVIGLLLWLYAGHRLGLGLADYAVGFGLLAVAFVMLYSLWFIISTSSIWFVKVANATEVLRALLEAGRFPMQAFPVAYRFIFTFVVPVAFLTTVPAEAALGRLTPANLALAVLIALFLLLFSRFFWRFALRSYTSASS, from the coding sequence GTGCGCTACTTGCGAGTGCTGGGCCGCTTTTGGGGGACGGCCCTGGCGGCGGAGCTCGAGTACCGGGGCAACTTTCTGGTGGCCGCGCTCTCGGCGCTGGGAGGCGCTGCCGGGAGCCTCTTTGGGATCTCGCTACTCTACCAGGGGGGCTATCAGCCGGGTGGGTGGAGGTTCGAGGAAGCCTTGCTGGTGCTGGCAGCTTTCCTGATGCTGGATGGCTTTGCCTTTACCCTGCTCTCGCCCAACCTCAACCGGGTGGTGGAGCAGGTGCAAAAAGGCACCCTCGATTTTGTGCTCCTCAAGCCGCTGGACAGCCAGTTCTGGCTTTCCTTTCGCACCCTCTCGCCCTGGGGTCTGAGCGATGGGGTGATTGGGCTTTTGCTGTGGCTCTATGCAGGCCACCGCCTGGGGCTGGGCCTGGCCGACTACGCGGTAGGCTTTGGGCTCCTGGCGGTGGCGTTTGTGATGCTTTATAGCCTGTGGTTCATCATTAGCACCAGCAGCATCTGGTTTGTCAAGGTGGCCAACGCCACCGAGGTACTGCGGGCTTTGCTCGAGGCGGGGCGCTTCCCCATGCAGGCTTTTCCGGTGGCCTACCGCTTCATCTTCACCTTTGTGGTGCCGGTGGCTTTCCTGACTACCGTGCCCGCCGAGGCTGCGCTGGGTCGCCTGACCCCGGCCAACCTGGCCCTGGCAGTTCTGATTGCCCTTTTCTTGCTACTATTTTCCCGGTTTTTTTGGCGCTTTGCCCTGCGGAGTTATACTTCGGCCTCGAGCTAA
- a CDS encoding MraY family glycosyltransferase: MVEFLKSIGIANPTGSGWLIVVFTFLVAWTVTWRFMPRVRQFALKVGWADQPNARRLNKEPLPNAGGLAIFAGVVAALVVATALRPILIQEVQVQVLAILLGGAILVLVGFVDDQFGLPPLFRLLVQLLAALLLVAVDIRFHAAFGTALDPFWGTVLTIAWVVGITNAVNLMDGVDGLAGGIAFITAMSLLAVSAQNPQWVAATLVLAALSGAALGFLRHNFFPSKIIMGDAGAYFFGYVLAATALLGSLKVTTVFSLVPTALFLLLPILDTSQVFIRRLLKRQNPMSTPGKDHIHHRLLARGFSQRRTTVTLWIVTLGLNLVAMWVQGVGFAVIAITAIGTASLLGFTVWRKLRAVWKETAQQAQGSV, encoded by the coding sequence ATGGTTGAGTTTCTCAAATCTATCGGCATCGCCAACCCCACCGGCTCGGGCTGGCTGATTGTGGTCTTCACCTTTCTGGTGGCCTGGACGGTCACCTGGCGTTTTATGCCCAGGGTGCGGCAGTTTGCCCTCAAAGTAGGTTGGGCCGATCAGCCCAACGCCCGCCGCTTGAACAAGGAACCCCTGCCCAATGCTGGAGGGCTGGCTATTTTTGCCGGCGTGGTGGCCGCCCTGGTGGTGGCCACCGCCCTGCGCCCCATTCTGATTCAGGAAGTCCAGGTACAGGTGCTCGCCATTCTGTTGGGGGGAGCCATTCTGGTGCTGGTGGGTTTTGTGGACGACCAGTTTGGCTTACCGCCGCTATTTCGGCTGTTGGTGCAGTTGCTGGCAGCTCTGCTTCTAGTAGCGGTGGATATTCGCTTTCACGCCGCCTTCGGCACCGCTCTGGATCCCTTTTGGGGAACGGTACTGACCATTGCCTGGGTGGTGGGCATTACCAATGCGGTCAACCTGATGGATGGGGTTGATGGCCTGGCCGGGGGTATCGCCTTCATTACGGCCATGAGCCTGCTGGCGGTTTCGGCCCAGAACCCCCAGTGGGTTGCGGCCACCCTGGTGCTGGCCGCGCTTTCGGGGGCTGCGCTCGGCTTTTTGCGGCACAACTTCTTCCCTTCCAAAATCATCATGGGGGATGCCGGCGCCTATTTCTTCGGCTATGTGCTGGCCGCCACCGCTCTGTTGGGCAGCCTCAAGGTCACAACGGTTTTTTCGCTGGTTCCTACCGCTCTGTTCTTGCTGCTGCCCATTCTGGACACTTCGCAGGTGTTTATCCGCCGCCTGCTCAAGCGGCAAAACCCCATGTCTACCCCTGGTAAAGACCACATCCACCACCGGCTCCTGGCCAGGGGCTTCTCCCAGCGCCGTACCACCGTAACCCTATGGATCGTTACGCTGGGCCTGAACCTGGTCGCAATGTGGGTTCAAGGGGTTGGTTTTGCAGTTATTGCGATAACCGCCATCGGTACCGCATCGTTGCTGGGTTTTACCGTCTGGCGCAAGCTGCGGGCGGTGTGGAAAGAGACCGCGCAACAGGCCCAGGGAAGCGTTTAA
- the upp gene encoding uracil phosphoribosyltransferase, which yields MKVTVVDHPLVQHKLAIIRDKNTGNKEFRELMEEVTMLMAYEAMRDLELDPVTIETPLTTMTAHMLSGKKLAVVAILRAGLIMVDGILKLVPAAKVGHIGLYRDPQTLNPVEYYCKLPADIAERRVFLTDPMLATAGSAVHALSILKAKGAHHIKLMSIIAAPEGIRRVQEAHPDVEIVVAAVDSHLNNHGYIVPGLGDAGDRIYGTK from the coding sequence ATGAAGGTGACCGTGGTAGACCACCCCCTGGTTCAGCACAAGCTGGCCATCATTCGGGATAAAAATACCGGCAACAAAGAGTTCCGCGAGCTGATGGAAGAAGTCACCATGCTCATGGCCTACGAGGCCATGCGCGACCTCGAGCTCGACCCCGTCACCATCGAAACCCCCCTCACCACCATGACCGCCCACATGCTCTCGGGCAAGAAACTGGCGGTAGTAGCCATTTTGCGGGCCGGGTTAATTATGGTAGATGGCATCCTCAAGCTGGTGCCCGCTGCCAAAGTGGGGCACATCGGGCTCTACCGCGACCCACAGACCCTCAACCCGGTGGAGTATTACTGCAAACTCCCTGCCGATATTGCCGAGCGCAGGGTCTTCCTCACCGACCCCATGCTGGCCACTGCAGGCAGCGCTGTGCATGCCCTCTCGATCCTGAAAGCCAAAGGCGCTCACCACATCAAACTGATGAGCATCATCGCCGCCCCAGAGGGCATCAGGCGGGTACAGGAGGCACACCCCGATGTAGAAATTGTGGTAGCGGCTGTGGACAGCCATCTCAACAACCACGGCTACATCGTGCCGGGTCTGGGCGATGCAGGCGACAGAATCTATGGAACCAAGTGA
- a CDS encoding aminoglycoside phosphotransferase family protein, with translation MEILPALEARYQMPLTPLVGGAEARTFAGDGLVFKVYPPQTTEPGGIYAARLEALNMTKAGLGEWVVEAYTLNQHGILVTKRYPGANFTPERFSQAALEELARFFVRLHSIQEPGVVSRSRLQDRLNQFGGTLHDLPEAQQLVGWLRQHIEEVAGTPQAFCHRDPHAGNILLKHPQAQGVPAALVVDWVRAQPDDPARDLAILTTGTLVLLGEDKALAALQSIVQGYPEPKALWRRLRFWVPLTYLHDMHWFRTKEPTGFEAAVADKMPKALRFYQNYSPDLA, from the coding sequence GTGGAGATTCTTCCGGCCCTCGAGGCCCGCTACCAGATGCCCCTCACCCCCCTTGTAGGTGGGGCGGAAGCCCGTACCTTCGCGGGCGATGGCCTGGTGTTCAAGGTCTACCCACCCCAAACCACAGAACCCGGCGGCATCTACGCCGCCCGTCTGGAAGCCCTCAACATGACCAAAGCGGGGCTGGGCGAGTGGGTGGTGGAGGCCTACACGCTCAACCAGCACGGCATTCTGGTCACCAAGCGTTATCCTGGGGCCAACTTCACCCCCGAACGTTTTAGTCAGGCCGCCCTGGAGGAGTTAGCCCGATTCTTTGTGCGCCTGCACTCCATCCAGGAGCCCGGTGTGGTGAGCCGATCCCGCCTGCAAGACCGCCTCAACCAGTTTGGCGGCACCCTGCACGACCTCCCTGAGGCCCAGCAGTTGGTGGGTTGGCTGCGGCAACATATAGAAGAAGTCGCCGGAACCCCTCAGGCTTTCTGCCATCGCGACCCCCACGCCGGTAACATCCTCTTGAAGCACCCTCAAGCCCAGGGCGTGCCCGCAGCCCTGGTGGTGGACTGGGTGCGGGCCCAGCCCGACGACCCCGCCCGCGACCTGGCCATCCTGACCACCGGCACGCTGGTTCTGCTGGGCGAGGACAAAGCCCTGGCCGCCTTGCAAAGCATCGTGCAGGGCTACCCCGAGCCCAAAGCACTCTGGCGCCGCCTGCGCTTCTGGGTACCCCTCACCTACCTGCACGACATGCACTGGTTCCGCACCAAAGAACCCACGGGTTTCGAGGCCGCTGTAGCCGACAAAATGCCCAAGGCTTTGCGTTTCTACCAAAACTATAGCCCGGACTTAGCCTGA
- a CDS encoding MFS transporter, protein MLALALLRDPKYRTYWIALFLSQLGTWMQAATQGWLVLELTGSAERLGLVVALQFLPSLLFSIPAGVLSDRYSRRNLLFITQGGMAVLAFGMFALIVTGLVRYEYVLVFAFLYGLFNSLDLPVRQAFTVELAGKERYPGAIALNSFGFNTSRLVGPALAGLLIAGFGLSWSYLANALSFIPLIGVLFITPDSKIKPQHSGVVEDALEGLRFVWGHALVRQVVILVGLTSLLGMNFQTIVPSYARLELGLDAQGFGFLMSAVGLGSIVAALVQAIASRARPIRAVLGSMILGLSLMTLALPLPTLWVAVALGVGGLGMITTMLNSNTTVQLIAPDRIRGRVMSVYSMVLLGSGPLGAYLSGFLIDALGARWGVAVMGLLTLTAALVMIRFPWPRVLAPAPAPKVEPPVPTPQVASD, encoded by the coding sequence GTGCTGGCGCTAGCCTTATTACGCGACCCCAAATATCGAACCTACTGGATTGCCCTGTTTCTTTCGCAACTAGGAACCTGGATGCAAGCCGCAACCCAGGGTTGGCTGGTGCTGGAACTAACCGGCAGCGCGGAGCGGCTGGGCCTGGTGGTCGCCTTGCAGTTTTTGCCCTCACTCCTGTTCTCCATTCCTGCAGGGGTGCTCTCGGATCGCTACAGCCGACGCAACCTGCTCTTCATCACCCAGGGCGGCATGGCGGTGCTGGCTTTTGGCATGTTTGCCCTGATCGTGACCGGGTTGGTGCGCTACGAATACGTCCTGGTGTTCGCTTTCCTGTACGGTCTATTCAACTCATTAGATTTGCCGGTGCGACAAGCGTTTACTGTGGAACTAGCAGGTAAGGAGCGCTATCCGGGCGCAATAGCCCTGAACTCATTTGGCTTCAACACCTCGAGGCTCGTGGGGCCCGCTCTGGCCGGGCTGCTCATTGCGGGTTTTGGCCTCTCCTGGAGTTATCTGGCCAACGCACTTTCCTTTATTCCGCTGATTGGGGTCTTGTTCATCACACCGGACAGCAAGATAAAACCACAGCACAGCGGGGTTGTGGAGGATGCCCTCGAGGGCTTGCGCTTTGTCTGGGGGCATGCGCTGGTGCGGCAGGTGGTGATCTTGGTGGGGCTGACCAGTTTGCTGGGCATGAACTTTCAGACCATCGTGCCTTCCTATGCGAGGCTCGAGCTCGGCCTCGACGCGCAGGGGTTCGGCTTCTTGATGTCGGCGGTGGGGCTCGGCTCCATCGTGGCCGCCCTGGTGCAGGCCATCGCTTCCAGGGCCCGTCCCATACGGGCTGTGTTGGGCAGCATGATTCTGGGATTATCTCTCATGACCCTGGCCCTGCCCCTCCCCACCCTTTGGGTCGCGGTGGCGCTGGGCGTCGGCGGGCTGGGCATGATCACCACCATGCTCAACTCCAACACCACCGTCCAGCTCATTGCACCCGACCGCATCCGGGGCCGGGTGATGTCGGTGTACTCAATGGTCTTGCTGGGCTCCGGGCCGCTGGGGGCCTATCTTTCAGGCTTTCTGATCGATGCCCTGGGGGCCCGCTGGGGCGTGGCCGTGATGGGTCTGCTCACCCTGACGGCTGCCCTGGTCATGATCCGCTTTCCTTGGCCCAGAGTGCTGGCTCCTGCGCCAGCCCCTAAAGTGGAGCCGCCCGTGCCCACCCCCCAGGTGGCCTCGGACTGA
- a CDS encoding TAXI family TRAP transporter solute-binding subunit — protein MRLSKLLVILLVLVLGTTLAQQRPRVVIPTGSTGGVFFFYGQAIAKLLSEAGVADATAQQTGGSYDNLLLLRDRTDPASRTYYCALATTDSALVTYTGEEPRFAQRKADMQRIMFYMYPSLIHIVTTESSGIKFVGDLRGKRVSTGQPGSSTENLALLVLKGAGVDVREFAKRERLPAAESAKALSEGTIDAYFWVGGVPTASVVELAQSLTRKGDQIKLVDSPRTGPTAQLLMKEFPGIITTGVLPKSAYGTKDNVFALFTGNVFLCPASMPDDLAAAIMKAVFSNLQTLVTATAAARDTTIKNTVDLVNQKMVIPFHPGALRYLREIGAIR, from the coding sequence ATGAGACTCTCGAAGTTGCTCGTAATTTTACTGGTGCTGGTGCTGGGGACTACCCTGGCCCAGCAGCGGCCCCGGGTGGTCATTCCCACCGGTAGCACCGGAGGAGTGTTTTTCTTCTATGGGCAAGCCATTGCCAAGCTGCTGAGCGAGGCGGGTGTGGCTGATGCCACTGCCCAACAGACCGGTGGTTCCTACGACAACCTGCTGCTCCTGCGCGACCGCACCGATCCCGCTTCGCGCACCTACTACTGCGCCCTGGCCACCACCGACTCTGCGCTGGTCACCTATACCGGCGAGGAACCTCGCTTTGCCCAGCGCAAGGCCGATATGCAGCGCATCATGTTCTACATGTACCCCAGCCTGATCCACATCGTGACCACCGAAAGCTCGGGCATCAAGTTTGTGGGCGATCTGCGGGGTAAGCGGGTCTCCACGGGCCAGCCTGGCTCCTCTACCGAAAACCTGGCCCTGCTGGTGTTGAAGGGTGCGGGGGTGGATGTGCGTGAGTTTGCCAAGCGGGAGCGCCTGCCCGCTGCCGAGTCGGCCAAGGCCCTTTCCGAAGGCACCATTGATGCCTACTTCTGGGTGGGTGGGGTGCCTACCGCCAGCGTAGTGGAGCTGGCCCAGAGCCTGACCCGTAAAGGTGACCAGATTAAGCTGGTAGACTCCCCTCGTACCGGCCCTACCGCGCAACTTCTCATGAAGGAGTTTCCTGGCATTATTACTACGGGGGTGCTGCCTAAATCGGCTTACGGAACCAAGGACAACGTGTTTGCGCTGTTTACCGGCAATGTGTTCCTTTGCCCGGCCTCCATGCCCGATGACCTGGCCGCGGCCATCATGAAGGCTGTATTCAGCAACTTGCAAACCCTGGTCACTGCCACTGCTGCCGCTCGCGATACCACCATCAAAAACACTGTTGATCTGGTAAACCAGAAAATGGTAATTCCTTTCCATCCAGGTGCTTTGCGTTATCTGCGCGAGATCGGTGCTATCCGATAA